A genomic window from Bacillus sp. BGMRC 2118 includes:
- a CDS encoding 3-hydroxybutyrate dehydrogenase, giving the protein MVQSQVVFITGAASGIGFELAKAFAQAGAKVVLTDLYREKTMDASRQLNENGYNTIGLKCDVTNETEVIQAINETVNHFGRIDVCINNAGLQFVSPIEDFPVEKFELLTKVMLTAPFIAMKHVFPIMKKQGFGRILNMASINGLVGFAGKAAYNSAKHGVIGLTKVAALEGAEHGITVNAICPGYVDTPLVRNQLEDLARTRNVALEKVLEEVIYPLVPQKRLLEVQEIASYAMYLASEAARGITGQATVIDGGYTAQ; this is encoded by the coding sequence ATGGTCCAATCACAGGTTGTTTTTATCACAGGTGCAGCTAGTGGCATAGGTTTTGAACTGGCAAAAGCATTTGCCCAAGCAGGAGCAAAGGTTGTTCTAACGGATTTATACAGAGAGAAGACAATGGATGCATCAAGACAATTAAATGAAAATGGTTATAATACGATTGGATTGAAATGCGATGTAACGAATGAAACAGAAGTTATTCAAGCAATAAATGAAACTGTAAATCATTTTGGAAGAATAGATGTCTGTATTAATAACGCAGGATTACAATTTGTTTCACCAATTGAGGATTTCCCAGTAGAGAAATTCGAACTGTTAACGAAAGTCATGCTGACTGCCCCATTTATTGCAATGAAGCATGTATTTCCAATTATGAAAAAGCAAGGGTTCGGAAGGATCTTAAATATGGCCTCCATCAATGGCTTGGTAGGATTTGCGGGAAAAGCAGCTTATAACTCAGCCAAACATGGTGTAATTGGTCTAACAAAGGTTGCAGCACTTGAAGGAGCCGAGCATGGTATAACAGTTAATGCTATTTGTCCTGGATATGTTGATACACCCCTAGTACGAAATCAGTTGGAGGATCTGGCTCGAACAAGAAACGTTGCTTTGGAAAAAGTGTTAGAGGAAGTAATCTATCCACTTGTTCCTCAAAAAAGACTTCTTGAGGTTCAGGAAATTGCAAGTTATGCCATGTACTTAGCAAGTGAAGCAGCAAGAGGGATAACCGGTCAAGCGACTGTTATCGATGGAGGATATACAGCGCAGTAA
- a CDS encoding EthD family reductase produces the protein MVKLIALYKHPENKEAFDKHYFETHAPITAKIPGLQKMEVTRIVGSPMGGEGKYYLMCEMYYESHEALKTAMRTDESKASGKDLMSFAGDLVTLMIGEEVNE, from the coding sequence ATGGTTAAATTAATCGCTCTATACAAACACCCAGAAAACAAGGAAGCATTTGACAAGCATTATTTTGAAACACATGCTCCAATTACAGCAAAAATTCCAGGACTACAAAAGATGGAAGTAACAAGAATTGTTGGCTCACCAATGGGCGGAGAAGGTAAATATTATTTAATGTGTGAAATGTATTATGAAAGCCATGAAGCGTTAAAAACGGCGATGAGAACAGATGAATCAAAAGCATCTGGAAAAGATTTAATGTCATTTGCAGGAGACCTTGTGACATTAATGATTGGTGAAGAAGTGAATGAGTAA
- the bshB2 gene encoding bacillithiol biosynthesis deacetylase BshB2, with amino-acid sequence MKEHVLVVLPHPDDEAFGAAGIISLYTKKGVTVTYACGTLGEMGRNMGIPPFANRETLPLIRKKELEDACAAMGIQDLRLMGFRDKTIEFEDPEIVADSIYDILLEVKPSLVITHYPGFAVHPDHDAYGAAAILALSRLPKEERPLTYAMAFSKNCREVLGEPDVHINIEEVYKNKIEALKAHRSQTGYMTEGMEEKFKAKDPDIMHWLSKESFWTYHFND; translated from the coding sequence ATGAAAGAGCATGTACTTGTTGTTTTACCACATCCAGATGATGAGGCATTTGGTGCTGCCGGTATCATCTCTTTGTATACAAAAAAAGGAGTTACCGTTACCTACGCTTGTGGAACATTAGGTGAAATGGGTAGAAATATGGGGATCCCTCCTTTTGCAAATCGTGAAACATTACCGTTAATCCGCAAGAAAGAGTTAGAAGACGCATGTGCCGCAATGGGTATCCAAGATCTACGTCTTATGGGATTCAGAGATAAGACGATTGAATTTGAAGATCCCGAGATTGTAGCCGATTCAATTTATGATATCTTATTAGAAGTAAAACCATCACTTGTCATTACACATTATCCTGGTTTTGCGGTTCATCCTGATCATGACGCCTATGGTGCAGCTGCAATTTTAGCGTTGTCTCGTCTTCCCAAAGAAGAGAGACCTCTAACATATGCGATGGCATTTTCTAAAAACTGTAGGGAAGTATTAGGAGAACCTGATGTACATATCAATATTGAAGAAGTGTACAAAAATAAAATTGAAGCATTAAAGGCTCATAGAAGTCAGACCGGATATATGACAGAAGGAATGGAAGAGAAGTTTAAAGCGAAGGATCCAGACATTATGCATTGGTTATCAAAAGAATCTTTTTGGACGTACCACTTTAATGATTAA
- the ytvI gene encoding sporulation integral membrane protein YtvI: MVFLKKYLLLLAVAILLYFLLPKSIPILLALLTAVIFEPFVTSMIQRWKIKRGFSVLIVFVLFLSITGFISYIVLAKLIEQLIYFSNNLPFVLAKINILVAQSMDKWELFSANVPKDVIESIETSFQSLEKSILNWTSNLTQSVLLFITTIPQILIEILVYFIAVFLFSLELPRLKLTVLELFSDKTKEKMMVILKQLNRAGVGFLKAQVLFSALTFVLAYVGLLILKIDYPILLSIVIVIVDILPVLGTGSVLVPLAVYCFVTGQQDTGIGLIIMFLIITVVRRVIEPKVYSSSMGISPLASLISMYLGFQIIGFLGLILGPTVIIVFDTIKKAGLVKFQFKL, translated from the coding sequence CTGGTCTTTTTGAAGAAATATTTGTTGCTACTTGCAGTAGCAATTTTGTTATATTTTCTATTACCGAAGAGTATTCCAATTCTTCTAGCTTTACTTACTGCTGTTATATTTGAGCCTTTTGTCACATCCATGATACAAAGGTGGAAAATAAAAAGAGGATTTTCAGTTTTAATTGTATTTGTTCTGTTTTTATCTATTACAGGATTTATCAGTTATATTGTTTTAGCAAAGCTTATTGAGCAGCTCATTTACTTCTCTAACAATTTGCCTTTTGTATTAGCGAAAATTAACATTCTAGTTGCACAATCAATGGATAAGTGGGAACTATTCTCCGCTAATGTTCCGAAGGATGTTATTGAATCAATAGAAACTAGCTTCCAATCATTAGAGAAATCAATCTTAAACTGGACATCTAACTTAACTCAATCAGTATTGCTTTTCATCACAACAATTCCTCAAATTTTAATTGAGATTCTTGTATATTTCATTGCTGTTTTCTTATTCAGCTTGGAATTACCGAGACTTAAACTAACAGTGCTTGAACTGTTCTCAGATAAAACAAAAGAGAAGATGATGGTGATTCTAAAACAATTAAATCGCGCAGGAGTAGGCTTTCTAAAAGCTCAGGTGCTATTTAGTGCATTAACCTTTGTACTTGCATATGTAGGGTTATTAATACTAAAAATCGATTATCCGATACTATTATCAATTGTGATCGTAATTGTCGATATTTTACCTGTCCTTGGAACAGGATCTGTTTTAGTGCCATTAGCGGTTTATTGCTTCGTTACAGGGCAGCAAGATACAGGAATTGGACTCATTATTATGTTCTTAATCATTACTGTAGTTCGAAGAGTAATTGAACCGAAAGTATACTCATCAAGTATGGGAATTAGTCCACTAGCATCACTAATAAGCATGTATCTTGGCTTTCAAATCATCGGATTTCTCGGATTAATATTAGGTCCAACGGTAATTATCGTTTTCGATACAATTAAGAAAGCTGGGCTAGTAAAGTTTCAATTCAAACTATAA
- the paaH gene encoding 1,2-phenylacetyl-CoA epoxidase subunit B — MSKTNSFYQEFEVFSKRTDTAPMQYQFSLLAPNEEIALVMAQENFMRREPVADIWVVNRSHIRKMNQEEKLSLHRLDNKDYRNTKGYGYLKKKWRHYEQEMLDEKEILSWGGKKSSHE; from the coding sequence ATGAGCAAAACTAATAGTTTTTACCAAGAGTTTGAAGTATTCAGCAAAAGAACTGATACTGCCCCCATGCAATATCAATTCAGTTTACTAGCTCCTAATGAAGAAATTGCTCTTGTGATGGCGCAAGAAAATTTCATGAGAAGAGAACCAGTTGCTGATATTTGGGTAGTCAACCGCTCTCATATCCGGAAAATGAATCAAGAAGAGAAGTTATCCCTTCATCGACTTGACAATAAAGATTATCGTAATACGAAAGGATATGGATACCTAAAGAAGAAATGGCGTCATTACGAGCAAGAGATGCTGGATGAAAAGGAAATCCTATCATGGGGAGGGAAGAAGTCTAGTCATGAGTGA
- a CDS encoding sporulation protein: MKKMVTSLVIAGMIVGGSPLASSANGAETHTTYDYQKKYVITVSNGQVNNWSSWLQQLINNCYQQYQTKPIEPVQEPIQEPVQEPVQEPVQEPVQEPVQEPVQEPVQEPVQQPVQEQPVQQPTETTPKQEVQYSLCQFEKEVVTLTNQERAKYGLNALSVDNKLSEVARMKSSDMQSNIYFSHTSPTYGSPFDMMKQFGITYRAAGENIAMGQRSPQEVVNAWMNSEGHRKNILNTNFTHIGVGHVSSGNYWTQMFIGK; this comes from the coding sequence ATGAAGAAAATGGTTACATCATTAGTGATTGCAGGAATGATCGTTGGAGGATCACCTCTAGCCAGTTCAGCAAATGGCGCAGAAACGCATACTACTTACGATTATCAAAAGAAATATGTCATAACTGTTTCAAATGGCCAAGTGAACAACTGGAGTAGTTGGTTACAACAGCTAATTAATAACTGCTATCAACAGTATCAAACTAAACCTATAGAACCAGTACAAGAACCAATACAAGAACCAGTACAAGAACCAGTACAAGAGCCAGTACAAGAACCAGTACAAGAGCCAGTACAAGAGCCAGTACAAGAGCCAGTACAAGAGCCAGTACAACAACCAGTACAAGAACAGCCAGTACAACAACCAACAGAAACAACACCTAAGCAGGAAGTACAGTATTCATTATGTCAATTCGAAAAAGAAGTTGTAACGTTAACAAACCAAGAACGTGCCAAGTATGGACTAAACGCACTTTCAGTTGACAATAAACTAAGTGAAGTTGCGAGAATGAAGTCGAGTGATATGCAGAGTAATATATATTTCTCACATACTAGCCCAACATACGGATCTCCATTTGACATGATGAAGCAATTTGGAATCACTTATCGTGCTGCAGGTGAAAACATTGCAATGGGTCAACGTTCCCCGCAGGAGGTTGTGAATGCGTGGATGAATAGTGAAGGTCATCGAAAAAATATTTTAAACACAAATTTCACCCACATCGGTGTTGGACATGTATCTTCTGGAAACTACTGGACACAAATGTTTATCGGCAAATAG
- a CDS encoding DUF1806 family protein, translated as MKPIIKEEVQQSLESFKNKSVYIHLETTNGAYASHLREKMVVGAYIRNGNINFSQGKIQGEGPYRIGLKMELGWIYAEGLTDWEIDDKGRLLIAGHDPEGKLAVAFQISETPFE; from the coding sequence TTGAAACCAATTATAAAAGAAGAAGTCCAACAATCCTTGGAATCGTTTAAAAATAAATCAGTTTATATACATTTAGAAACAACAAATGGTGCTTATGCAAGTCATTTGCGAGAAAAGATGGTAGTAGGTGCCTATATTCGAAACGGGAATATAAACTTCTCTCAAGGTAAAATTCAAGGAGAAGGACCGTATAGAATTGGATTGAAAATGGAGTTAGGTTGGATATACGCTGAGGGTCTTACAGATTGGGAGATCGACGATAAAGGTCGTCTACTAATTGCAGGACATGACCCAGAGGGGAAATTAGCCGTTGCATTCCAAATTAGTGAAACACCTTTCGAATAA
- a CDS encoding glycerol-3-phosphate dehydrogenase/oxidase translates to MNDLQLSAQKRTENIRHHHKQNFDVIVIGGGITGAGTALDSVSRGLRTALFEMQDFAAGTSSRSTKLVHGGLRYLKQFEVKMVSEVGKERAIVYKNGRHVTTPEWMMLPIYKGGTFGRFSTSVGLYIYDFLASVQKKERRRMLTKEKTLRIEPLLKSENLLGSGYYVEYRTDDARLTIEVLKEAAKQGAFITNYMKVSEFIYEGNKIKGVKVIDQLKGTTYEYFANHVVNAAGPWVDDVRALDSTNRSKSLLLTKGVHIVIDRKKFPLQNAIYFDTHDKRMIFAIPRDNKTYIGTTDTFYEEEKVNPRVEEDDVNYLLMAINEMFPTALLEKKDIESSWSGLRPLIQEEGKAPSQISRKDEIWESSSGLISIAGGKLTGYRKMAEQIVDTIIKKDKLTIPCGTRNMPISGGDIEGDFTQFVSENKLKALKYGFTLQEGEKLAKFYGSNINNIFQLATMYRQDHKKFNIPFHLFIQVLYCIKHEMAVTPSDIIVRRLGTLYFRIDECRKYHHNIAEVMGYYLGWTSVDKAKHVNESVRLISNVTIQ, encoded by the coding sequence GTGAATGACTTGCAGCTTTCGGCACAAAAAAGAACAGAAAACATTCGTCATCATCATAAGCAAAATTTTGATGTCATTGTGATTGGTGGTGGAATTACAGGAGCAGGGACTGCACTTGATTCCGTGAGTAGAGGACTGCGAACTGCATTGTTTGAGATGCAAGATTTTGCAGCAGGAACATCAAGTCGCTCTACCAAGCTTGTGCATGGTGGTTTGAGATATTTAAAACAGTTTGAGGTCAAGATGGTTAGTGAAGTAGGAAAGGAACGTGCAATCGTATACAAAAACGGACGGCATGTAACGACTCCGGAGTGGATGATGCTGCCGATTTATAAGGGAGGTACGTTCGGAAGGTTTTCAACATCTGTTGGTTTATATATATATGATTTTTTGGCATCAGTGCAGAAGAAGGAAAGAAGAAGAATGTTAACGAAAGAAAAAACCCTTAGAATTGAGCCCTTATTAAAATCAGAAAACCTTTTAGGTAGTGGATATTATGTTGAATATCGAACGGATGATGCAAGATTGACAATAGAAGTGTTAAAAGAAGCAGCCAAGCAAGGTGCATTTATTACCAATTATATGAAGGTAAGTGAATTTATTTATGAAGGAAATAAAATAAAAGGTGTGAAAGTAATCGATCAATTAAAGGGAACGACTTATGAATATTTTGCTAATCATGTAGTCAACGCAGCAGGTCCGTGGGTAGATGATGTTCGTGCATTAGATTCTACTAACCGTTCTAAGTCTTTATTGCTGACAAAAGGTGTTCATATTGTTATAGACCGAAAAAAGTTCCCTCTTCAAAATGCTATATATTTTGATACACATGATAAAAGAATGATATTTGCAATACCTCGTGACAATAAAACATATATAGGCACAACGGATACTTTTTATGAAGAAGAAAAAGTAAATCCACGTGTTGAGGAAGACGATGTAAATTATTTGTTAATGGCGATCAACGAGATGTTTCCGACTGCTTTATTAGAGAAGAAAGACATTGAGTCTTCTTGGTCTGGATTAAGACCGCTCATACAAGAAGAAGGAAAGGCACCTTCCCAAATATCCAGAAAGGACGAAATTTGGGAATCGTCAAGCGGACTAATATCAATTGCAGGTGGTAAACTTACAGGATACAGAAAGATGGCAGAACAAATCGTAGATACGATAATAAAAAAAGATAAACTTACGATTCCTTGTGGAACTCGTAATATGCCCATTTCCGGTGGAGATATAGAAGGGGACTTTACACAATTTGTATCCGAGAATAAGCTGAAAGCCTTGAAATATGGTTTTACGTTGCAAGAAGGTGAGAAGCTAGCAAAATTTTATGGTTCTAACATTAACAACATCTTTCAATTAGCAACAATGTATCGCCAAGATCATAAAAAGTTTAACATACCTTTTCATTTATTCATTCAAGTCTTATATTGCATAAAGCACGAAATGGCTGTTACCCCAAGTGATATTATTGTTAGAAGACTTGGGACATTATACTTTCGTATAGATGAATGTAGAAAATATCATCATAATATTGCTGAAGTAATGGGATATTATTTAGGTTGGACTTCGGTTGATAAGGCAAAGCATGTAAATGAAAGTGTAAGACTTATTTCTAATGTCACAATTCAATAA
- the paaJ gene encoding phenylacetate-CoA oxygenase subunit PaaJ has translation MINDKVRTALSFVKDPEIDSINILDLGMLHEIKETNHEITILLLPTFMGCPALEIIKKNVESAVLKEVGDAFTVTVEFIFHPPWTSDRITPTGREQLKKFGIAPPPKQISSDGGWHVDCPYCGSTYTTLENIFGPTACRSILYCKSCKNPFEAMKPISTLM, from the coding sequence ATGATCAATGATAAAGTAAGGACTGCGCTATCGTTTGTAAAGGATCCTGAAATAGACTCTATAAATATTTTAGACTTAGGGATGCTTCACGAAATAAAAGAAACCAACCATGAAATAACCATTCTATTATTACCAACGTTCATGGGATGTCCCGCACTTGAAATCATTAAGAAAAATGTAGAAAGTGCAGTATTAAAAGAAGTTGGTGATGCTTTCACGGTCACCGTAGAATTTATCTTCCACCCCCCATGGACGTCAGATCGAATCACACCTACGGGAAGAGAGCAGTTAAAGAAGTTTGGGATCGCTCCTCCACCTAAACAAATTAGTTCTGATGGAGGTTGGCACGTTGATTGTCCATATTGTGGTTCAACGTATACGACATTAGAAAATATCTTTGGTCCTACAGCCTGTAGAAGTATCTTATACTGTAAATCTTGTAAAAATCCATTCGAAGCAATGAAACCAATCTCTACACTCATGTAG
- the paaC gene encoding phenylacetate-CoA oxygenase subunit PaaC — protein MSDQLKSISNPLYKEALTDLLFQLADDDFIVAFRGSEWLGLAPHIEEDVAFSSISQDTMGHAAIFYKLLEDIGAGDMDSLAHARKAEDRRNSIMLEEVNGPGTYLEEPHFDWAFAVVRHYFYTQAKKVRIESLKNSSYQPLAEAAVKVNMELYYHLLHWKTWFQELVKAGGEARERMKQAVIKVSNNLGDLFLLGDQSVNITSLELLEDEEQLRQRWIQAMSPVFENLQLQVPLTTKMEKGNGRIGQHTSDLEVALTTLSEVYIINPAANW, from the coding sequence ATGAGTGATCAATTAAAGTCAATTTCTAATCCGTTGTATAAAGAAGCCCTAACTGACTTATTATTTCAATTAGCTGATGATGATTTCATCGTTGCCTTCCGTGGTTCTGAATGGCTTGGCCTAGCACCTCATATTGAAGAGGATGTTGCCTTCTCTTCAATTAGTCAAGATACAATGGGGCATGCGGCAATATTTTATAAGCTGTTGGAGGATATAGGTGCGGGTGACATGGATTCCTTAGCGCATGCTAGAAAAGCAGAGGATCGTAGGAATTCCATTATGTTAGAAGAAGTAAATGGACCTGGTACGTATCTAGAAGAGCCGCATTTTGACTGGGCTTTTGCAGTCGTTCGACATTATTTCTATACCCAAGCAAAGAAAGTGCGCATTGAATCATTAAAAAATTCGAGCTACCAACCGTTAGCCGAAGCTGCGGTTAAAGTCAACATGGAGCTGTATTATCACTTGCTTCATTGGAAGACGTGGTTCCAAGAGCTGGTGAAAGCTGGTGGAGAAGCTAGAGAAAGAATGAAACAGGCTGTTATTAAGGTATCTAATAATTTAGGTGACTTATTTTTGCTAGGGGATCAATCAGTCAACATTACTAGTCTTGAATTACTAGAGGATGAAGAGCAATTAAGACAGCGTTGGATTCAGGCGATGAGTCCAGTCTTTGAAAATCTTCAATTGCAAGTTCCATTAACGACGAAGATGGAAAAAGGAAATGGAAGAATCGGTCAACATACAAGTGATCTTGAAGTAGCACTCACTACGCTAAGTGAAGTTTATATCATAAATCCAGCGGCAAACTGGTAG
- a CDS encoding GntP family permease, producing the protein MLSMIGLVGGLALLIFLTMRGMNLLVAGPLCALFVAVFSGLPLFPQLAEEGAANFVGNYMGGFASFVTSWYLMFLLGAIFGKVMEDRGAADSVSQWIVNKLGMKFAVLAIVLACAVLTYGGVSLFVVAFSVYPMALSLFKQANLPRRFIPAALALGSVTFTMTSAGSPEIQNWIPIEFLGTTHMAGWEVSIIVAIFMAVFGYWWLKKMITKAVQKGERFEARKNDPVMTDRKLPNPLMAVIPLFVVLIISYIFHDSLKQSALIVALLGGIIATYVLNRTYFRNFWEAMSEGTMGALVAIGNTAAVVGFGGVAKAVPAFQVAVDAMTSIPGSPLIGGAIAVSAIAGMTGSASGGQAIALPLIAPHYMDMGVNPEALHRVVSISSGALDSLPHNGYVVTTIRGICGETHGDAYGAVGAVTVIVPVIGVILAIVLFSLGLGV; encoded by the coding sequence ATGTTAAGTATGATTGGTTTAGTAGGCGGATTGGCATTATTAATTTTTTTAACGATGAGAGGCATGAACTTACTAGTTGCGGGTCCTTTATGCGCATTATTTGTAGCAGTATTTAGTGGTTTACCTTTGTTTCCGCAATTGGCAGAAGAAGGAGCTGCAAACTTCGTTGGAAACTATATGGGTGGATTTGCGAGCTTCGTTACTTCCTGGTACTTAATGTTCTTATTAGGTGCCATTTTCGGTAAGGTGATGGAGGATAGGGGGGCTGCGGATAGTGTATCACAATGGATTGTGAATAAGCTTGGTATGAAATTTGCAGTATTGGCTATCGTGTTAGCTTGTGCTGTATTGACATATGGTGGTGTGAGCTTATTTGTTGTAGCTTTCTCTGTTTATCCTATGGCATTAAGTTTGTTCAAGCAAGCAAATTTACCAAGAAGATTTATACCTGCAGCCCTTGCATTAGGTTCTGTAACATTTACGATGACATCGGCAGGTTCACCTGAAATTCAAAATTGGATTCCGATTGAATTCTTAGGAACTACTCACATGGCAGGATGGGAAGTAAGTATAATCGTTGCAATTTTTATGGCTGTGTTTGGTTATTGGTGGTTAAAGAAGATGATTACGAAGGCAGTTCAAAAAGGAGAGAGATTTGAAGCAAGGAAAAATGATCCAGTTATGACAGATCGTAAGTTACCGAATCCATTAATGGCAGTTATCCCCTTATTCGTTGTCTTAATTATTTCGTATATATTCCATGATTCACTCAAACAATCTGCATTAATTGTTGCATTATTAGGTGGAATTATTGCCACTTACGTATTAAACCGAACGTATTTTAGAAATTTCTGGGAAGCAATGTCTGAAGGAACAATGGGGGCTTTAGTTGCAATTGGTAATACAGCTGCAGTAGTAGGATTTGGTGGTGTTGCGAAAGCTGTTCCGGCATTCCAAGTTGCTGTTGATGCGATGACGAGTATTCCGGGAAGTCCTTTAATTGGTGGTGCAATTGCTGTAAGCGCCATTGCGGGAATGACAGGATCTGCATCAGGAGGTCAGGCAATTGCATTGCCACTTATTGCTCCACACTACATGGATATGGGTGTCAACCCGGAGGCGCTACATCGTGTTGTTTCTATTTCATCTGGAGCTCTTGACTCTCTTCCTCATAATGGATATGTCGTAACAACCATTCGAGGCATTTGCGGGGAGACACATGGTGATGCTTATGGTGCTGTTGGAGCAGTAACCGTTATTGTTCCAGTAATTGGGGTAATTTTAGCAATTGTCTTATTCTCATTAGGATTAGGTGTTTAG
- the paaG gene encoding 1,2-phenylacetyl-CoA epoxidase subunit A: MSDLLSFQSLTEEEKLQHFMLRIDAGEKIEADDWMPDEYRFALIKLISMHGISEIMGALPEKEWVPKAPSLRRKLGIMAKVQDEMGHGQLLLRVAEDLMKPIGKTREQIMQDLFSGDLKFHNVFHMEAPTWGDAGLIGWLVDGAAIISQTNMLDASYGPYARALKRICAEEVFHAQHGEAIIIALAEGSEEQREMIQDAIIRWWEALLMFFGPADASTTGTSKQDITIKYGIRTKTNEELRQDFFTKYIPRILSLGLTLPDPSMCFDEEQNKWIYKQPDWSYFKQIVKNQGPKSKDRLRLREIAHQNNAWVREALSK; encoded by the coding sequence ATGTCCGACCTTCTTTCTTTTCAATCTTTAACAGAAGAAGAGAAGCTTCAGCACTTTATGTTACGAATTGACGCTGGGGAAAAAATTGAGGCAGATGATTGGATGCCAGATGAATACCGTTTTGCACTAATAAAATTAATTTCCATGCATGGTATTAGTGAGATTATGGGTGCCTTGCCGGAGAAAGAGTGGGTACCGAAAGCACCTTCTCTTCGCAGAAAGCTTGGAATCATGGCTAAAGTTCAAGATGAAATGGGACATGGACAATTGTTGCTGCGGGTTGCAGAAGATCTGATGAAGCCTATTGGAAAAACACGTGAACAAATTATGCAGGACTTATTTTCAGGAGATTTAAAGTTTCATAATGTCTTTCATATGGAAGCACCTACATGGGGAGATGCAGGGTTAATTGGTTGGTTAGTGGATGGTGCAGCGATTATTTCTCAAACGAATATGCTGGATGCTTCCTATGGTCCTTATGCTAGAGCACTTAAACGAATCTGTGCAGAAGAGGTATTTCATGCTCAGCATGGTGAAGCCATTATTATCGCTCTTGCAGAAGGGTCAGAAGAACAACGCGAAATGATTCAAGATGCCATTATTAGGTGGTGGGAAGCATTACTAATGTTCTTCGGTCCAGCAGATGCATCGACAACGGGTACGTCAAAACAAGATATTACGATTAAGTACGGAATTAGAACAAAGACAAATGAAGAATTGAGACAGGACTTTTTTACAAAATACATTCCCCGTATTCTTTCACTTGGGTTAACGTTACCAGACCCAAGCATGTGTTTTGATGAAGAACAGAATAAATGGATTTACAAGCAGCCTGATTGGAGCTACTTTAAACAGATTGTTAAAAACCAGGGCCCGAAATCAAAGGATCGTTTGCGTTTGAGAGAGATTGCTCATCAGAACAACGCTTGGGTTCGAGAAGCTCTTAGTAAATAA